One genomic segment of Hydrocarboniclastica marina includes these proteins:
- a CDS encoding GNAT family N-acetyltransferase yields MSVNIRAATVDDSPAILRLLANNSQPGKLHLTFERAPDYFYGARVSCKEPDVYVAEHPDGDELVGLFNVGYREVFVNGAVETVRYGHDLRLDQTFRGGSAMLAIYQMLRQVLEGPEWMQSVILADNAHYIKSVGGSRPGLPSFYPCGEIETSLLYGRRSKKVAIGNSEVRPATAEDLPLMQELLDREGPRKQFYPYYRFSALTGTDPFYRGLKPESYWLLFERGRLTGMVGTWDQATFKQTRVVDYSPAIALARPFYNFGSALRGGARLPARGGCFHYLNLHSILIEDNQPERFELLLQDLSSRFTREYDALVCGFFKQDPLVNELARYRRHVLESRHFLTTYGADPRPDLDAGRIPFADIARL; encoded by the coding sequence GTGAGTGTGAATATCCGCGCCGCTACGGTGGACGATAGCCCAGCTATACTGAGGCTGCTCGCGAACAACTCCCAGCCAGGCAAACTGCATCTGACCTTCGAACGGGCCCCGGACTACTTCTATGGCGCTCGTGTCAGCTGCAAAGAGCCTGATGTCTACGTTGCAGAGCATCCCGATGGGGATGAGCTGGTCGGCCTGTTCAATGTCGGCTATCGGGAAGTGTTTGTGAATGGTGCGGTCGAGACCGTCCGTTATGGACATGACCTGAGACTTGACCAGACCTTCCGCGGCGGCAGCGCCATGCTGGCTATTTATCAGATGCTGCGGCAGGTGCTTGAAGGGCCTGAGTGGATGCAGTCGGTGATTCTTGCCGACAACGCGCATTACATTAAGTCGGTCGGGGGCTCGCGCCCCGGCTTGCCGAGCTTTTACCCCTGCGGCGAGATAGAGACCAGTTTGCTGTACGGGCGGCGCTCAAAAAAAGTGGCAATCGGCAACAGCGAGGTCCGTCCGGCAACGGCAGAAGATCTGCCGCTGATGCAGGAGCTGCTGGACCGGGAGGGGCCCCGCAAGCAGTTTTACCCGTACTACCGTTTCAGCGCGCTGACGGGTACTGATCCGTTCTACCGCGGCCTGAAGCCGGAAAGCTACTGGCTGCTGTTCGAGCGGGGCCGGCTGACCGGTATGGTCGGCACATGGGATCAGGCAACGTTCAAGCAGACCCGGGTAGTCGATTACTCCCCGGCGATTGCGCTGGCGCGGCCATTCTACAATTTTGGCAGCGCATTGCGCGGCGGAGCCCGCCTTCCTGCCAGAGGCGGCTGTTTTCATTACCTGAATCTTCACAGCATTCTTATTGAGGATAACCAGCCCGAGCGCTTCGAATTGCTCCTACAGGACCTCAGCAGCCGTTTCACCCGAGAGTATGACGCCCTGGTGTGCGGTTTCTTCAAGCAGGATCCCCTGGTCAACGAGCTGGCCAGATACCGTCGACATGTTTTAGAGAGTCGGCATTTTCTGACGACGTATGGCGCTGATCCGCGTCCCGATCTGGACGCTGGACGCATACCTTTTGCTGACATAGCTCGGCTGTAG
- a CDS encoding GH3 family domain-containing protein: MTNRLGHTLLRGILQPGRRHYLRCTNALEATQRSQLRRLLGQVSGVTGHRQHSVSSGWSWEQFAERQPVTEFADWRTLIEAQRAGRTPLLTSSPVMRYQPTSGSTSAFKWIPYTQQFLRELDAAIGPWLGDLYKRYPGVRGGAHYWSLSWVPTSMRQAVRGHINDDMKLLSGGKRWLASRTQAVPDAVSLAATSDDSLYATLAYLASRRDLTTISVWSPTFALGLLEKLGLWRQELIETLSTGSWGARQESLQHLRAPTSQGGAAILRHWNGVPQADFFRVLWPQLALISAWDTAGATRWAQRLHSWLPQAAFQGKGLWATEGVVTIPQGDQHVLAATSHVYEFEDASSGEILPPWKLDRGQEVVPLISTGSGLLRYKMSDRLVVDDFYGQLPCLRFLGRNDGSDMVGEKISTILAQQTLDALAWPAGVGPVTILAADQGGAAGHPAYVVMADAPEGKSPSQYTQWAAEIAAQLEETLQAHFHYKLARNLGQLDPARCLCVPHAQKVYLDACSARGMIEGNIKIEALRSWPGDLPGATPVGRDAAAEAVL, from the coding sequence GTGACTAATCGGCTCGGACACACGCTGCTGCGGGGTATCCTTCAGCCGGGGCGCAGACACTATCTGCGCTGCACCAACGCGCTTGAGGCTACCCAACGCAGCCAGCTGCGCCGTTTGCTGGGCCAGGTCTCGGGCGTAACCGGTCACCGCCAGCATTCGGTCTCCTCAGGCTGGAGCTGGGAGCAGTTCGCCGAACGCCAGCCAGTTACCGAATTTGCCGACTGGCGTACCCTTATCGAAGCCCAGCGCGCAGGGCGTACCCCCCTGCTGACTTCTTCGCCAGTGATGCGTTACCAGCCGACCAGTGGCTCAACCTCGGCTTTTAAATGGATTCCCTATACCCAGCAATTTCTCCGCGAACTGGACGCTGCCATCGGACCGTGGCTGGGTGATCTTTACAAGCGGTACCCGGGTGTCCGTGGGGGCGCTCATTACTGGTCGTTATCCTGGGTGCCCACATCCATGCGTCAGGCTGTGCGCGGCCATATCAATGACGACATGAAGCTGCTCTCCGGCGGCAAGCGTTGGCTGGCCAGCCGTACTCAGGCCGTGCCAGACGCTGTGTCCCTGGCCGCCACGTCTGACGACTCGCTTTACGCGACGCTGGCCTATCTGGCCTCACGCCGTGACCTGACCACAATTTCTGTCTGGAGCCCTACGTTTGCACTGGGCTTGCTGGAGAAACTCGGGCTCTGGCGGCAAGAACTGATAGAGACGCTCTCAACCGGGAGCTGGGGCGCAAGGCAAGAGAGCCTGCAGCACCTGCGTGCGCCGACGTCCCAAGGGGGCGCAGCAATTCTCCGTCACTGGAACGGTGTCCCTCAGGCAGACTTTTTTCGCGTGCTCTGGCCCCAGCTGGCGTTGATCAGCGCCTGGGACACCGCTGGTGCGACGCGATGGGCACAGCGCCTGCACAGTTGGCTGCCCCAGGCGGCGTTCCAGGGCAAGGGTCTCTGGGCGACAGAGGGCGTGGTTACCATCCCCCAGGGCGATCAGCACGTGCTCGCCGCGACTTCCCATGTCTATGAGTTCGAGGATGCCTCGTCGGGTGAGATACTGCCGCCGTGGAAGCTGGACCGAGGTCAGGAGGTGGTCCCCCTGATTTCCACGGGAAGCGGCCTGCTGCGATACAAGATGAGCGACCGGCTCGTGGTAGACGACTTCTACGGCCAGCTGCCCTGCCTGCGTTTCCTGGGTCGCAATGACGGTTCGGACATGGTCGGTGAAAAGATCAGTACGATTCTGGCGCAGCAGACCCTGGATGCGTTGGCGTGGCCAGCCGGGGTTGGGCCTGTGACTATTCTCGCGGCAGACCAGGGCGGCGCTGCCGGACACCCTGCGTACGTTGTCATGGCTGATGCGCCAGAGGGTAAAAGCCCGTCGCAGTACACACAGTGGGCAGCAGAGATTGCGGCACAACTGGAGGAGACGCTGCAGGCGCATTTCCACTACAAGCTGGCCCGTAACCTGGGTCAACTCGACCCGGCGCGCTGCCTTTGCGTACCGCATGCCCAGAAAGTTTATCTGGACGCTTGCAGCGCGCGCGGCATGATCGAAGGAAACATAAAGATCGAGGCTCTGCGCTCCTGGCCAGGTGATCTGCCGGGCGCGACACCCGTAGGACGGGACGCCGCTGCGGAGGCAGTGTTGTGA
- a CDS encoding M23 family metallopeptidase, which yields MLPRQTQLRLSLGLLIGVALMVLGWLQTPPEESLPIVQVKPLAPVEPVAIPTAPTRSPPAVQQEFELKTGQALVHALRDQGIEAGQSAEVAQALTAIFDVRKLRAGQRFTLTLKPDSESPEIESLSFKVGLDRQIVIQPEGTAYVAEEREVPHERRIEAGTLVVRGSLGEAAEAAGVPQEVILEIVQQLGYRIDFNRDLREGDRIDLTYERFIHVDEGTEHVGGLLSARLQLENRAPIEIYRYTTRDGIVSFFDKDGESIETELARTPVVGGYLTSSYGPRLHPILRISRMHKGMDFAAPKGSAVVAVRAGRIARANRNGSFGKYIRIDHGNSIETAYAHLSAFREGLKKGDRVAKGETIGYVGESGLATSPSLHYEVLRNGRQVDPRAFKLPPRIRLQGEELARFRQRQETVQAELLSVIDEKSDA from the coding sequence ATGCTACCGAGGCAGACTCAGCTCAGGCTTTCGCTTGGGCTGCTGATAGGCGTTGCCCTCATGGTTCTGGGGTGGCTGCAGACCCCGCCTGAAGAATCCCTGCCCATCGTTCAGGTGAAACCTCTGGCCCCGGTTGAACCCGTAGCAATACCCACCGCCCCAACCAGATCGCCGCCAGCAGTTCAGCAGGAGTTCGAGCTCAAGACGGGGCAGGCGCTGGTGCATGCGCTTCGGGACCAGGGTATCGAAGCCGGGCAGTCGGCCGAGGTAGCACAGGCCCTGACGGCTATTTTTGACGTGCGCAAGCTGCGCGCCGGTCAGCGCTTCACGTTGACACTCAAGCCAGACAGTGAATCTCCTGAGATAGAGTCGCTGTCTTTCAAAGTGGGCCTTGACCGTCAGATCGTTATCCAGCCGGAGGGTACTGCTTACGTCGCTGAAGAACGTGAAGTGCCCCATGAGCGTCGGATAGAAGCCGGTACGCTGGTTGTAAGGGGCAGCCTTGGCGAAGCAGCGGAAGCTGCCGGAGTGCCGCAGGAAGTGATCCTCGAGATCGTCCAGCAGTTGGGCTACCGGATCGACTTCAACCGGGATCTGCGGGAGGGCGACCGCATCGATCTGACCTATGAGCGTTTTATCCACGTCGATGAAGGCACAGAGCATGTGGGCGGGCTGTTGTCGGCGCGCTTACAACTTGAGAACAGGGCCCCGATAGAAATCTATCGATATACCACCCGCGACGGCATTGTCAGCTTCTTCGATAAGGACGGTGAGAGCATCGAAACCGAACTCGCACGGACGCCGGTCGTAGGGGGCTACCTGACTTCGTCATATGGTCCACGGCTTCACCCTATTCTGCGCATCTCCCGCATGCATAAGGGCATGGATTTCGCCGCACCCAAAGGTTCAGCGGTCGTTGCAGTTCGTGCAGGGCGTATCGCCAGGGCGAACCGTAACGGCAGCTTCGGCAAATACATACGCATAGACCACGGCAATTCCATAGAAACGGCCTATGCCCATCTATCAGCGTTTCGGGAAGGGTTGAAAAAAGGGGATCGGGTGGCCAAGGGCGAAACCATTGGCTATGTCGGCGAGTCCGGACTGGCTACGAGCCCAAGCCTGCACTACGAAGTTCTGCGTAACGGCCGGCAGGTCGATCCGCGCGCTTTCAAATTACCGCCGCGTATCAGACTGCAGGGGGAGGAACTGGCTCGTTTCAGGCAGCGCCAGGAAACCGTGCAGGCAGAATTACTCAGTGTTATAGACGAAAAGTCAGACGCCTGA
- a CDS encoding esterase/lipase family protein: MSTPRPSFSLYRESLAIINGLLGDWLHHRGNPLALNMYLSGKPKTDAQCQRKICVLVHGLTETSSIWDYPKRRDTDYGALLARFEAFSPLYLHYNTGLGLRENGELLAAELERLVQDWPTPIDQLCLIGHSMGGLIIRAACEVGRSEQKPWLASVSECVYLGTPHLGAPLARLAHQGAQWLRRQELVPLQVAGELLDVRSTGICNLTSGCWDTLSPPTLVTGIRHFVASGSLHVASNARTDEIPGDALVPRSSARGPHSEVWGLAGEAHFAGVGHLRLAHHSDVYLQIAQWCRHQ; this comes from the coding sequence ATGAGCACACCGCGACCGTCATTCTCACTGTACCGCGAGAGCCTGGCAATTATTAACGGTTTGCTGGGAGACTGGCTACACCACCGCGGCAACCCACTTGCCCTGAACATGTACCTGAGTGGCAAGCCAAAGACCGACGCGCAGTGTCAGCGCAAAATATGTGTGCTCGTGCATGGGCTTACCGAAACCAGCAGCATATGGGATTACCCCAAGCGGCGCGACACCGACTACGGGGCGCTTCTGGCCCGATTTGAAGCTTTTTCACCACTCTACCTTCACTACAACACCGGCTTGGGCCTGCGGGAAAACGGCGAGCTTCTTGCGGCCGAGCTCGAGCGGCTGGTGCAGGACTGGCCCACCCCAATCGATCAGCTCTGCCTCATCGGCCACAGTATGGGCGGGCTGATCATCCGCGCGGCCTGCGAAGTGGGCCGTTCTGAGCAGAAACCCTGGCTGGCGTCGGTCAGTGAATGCGTTTACCTGGGCACACCCCATCTCGGCGCGCCGCTTGCGCGCCTGGCCCATCAGGGTGCCCAATGGCTCCGCCGCCAGGAACTGGTACCGTTGCAAGTGGCGGGTGAGTTACTGGACGTGCGCAGCACCGGCATCTGCAACCTCACATCCGGCTGCTGGGATACCTTATCACCGCCGACGCTGGTGACTGGCATCCGCCATTTTGTCGCATCCGGCAGCCTCCATGTTGCCAGTAACGCCCGCACCGACGAGATCCCTGGCGATGCATTGGTGCCCCGCAGCAGTGCCCGAGGCCCACACAGCGAAGTATGGGGCCTGGCCGGTGAAGCCCATTTTGCTGGCGTCGGCCATCTTCGGCTGGCCCACCATTCAGACGTTTACCTTCAGATAGCCCAGTGGTGTCGACATCAGTAA
- a CDS encoding carboxylate/amino acid/amine transporter, with protein MIYLVLVTVLWAVSFSLIGEFLAGQVDSDFAVLSRVVLAGLAFLPMTRWRGVQLELKLGVTVVGALQFGVTYLCLYRSFAYLSVPEVLLFTIFTPLYITLMDDLIKGRFSPVALVAAALATVGAGIIRYDGLSSDYFTGFLLLQVANVTFAAGQIGYKHLVQRYPTEVPLHRFFGYFYAGALVFALPSFLLFGDPERLPSSALQWGVLVWLGLAASGLGLFLWNRGACLVDAGTLAVMNNALVPAGLLVNLVIWNRDADLLRLVLGGSVIGCSLWVNARFSQHAVWARKQTAPGS; from the coding sequence ATGATCTACCTGGTTCTCGTCACGGTCCTCTGGGCTGTGTCCTTCAGCCTCATCGGCGAGTTTCTGGCCGGGCAGGTCGACAGTGATTTTGCCGTACTTAGCCGCGTGGTCCTGGCTGGCCTGGCTTTCTTGCCAATGACCCGTTGGCGCGGGGTCCAGCTTGAACTGAAGCTGGGAGTCACGGTGGTGGGAGCGCTACAATTTGGTGTTACTTACCTCTGTCTTTATCGCTCATTTGCTTACCTGAGCGTGCCGGAAGTCCTGCTCTTCACGATATTCACGCCGCTCTACATCACCCTTATGGACGATCTGATCAAAGGGCGCTTTTCACCCGTGGCGCTTGTAGCGGCGGCGCTGGCGACGGTCGGTGCGGGTATTATCCGGTATGACGGACTCAGCAGCGATTACTTCACCGGTTTTCTACTGCTGCAGGTAGCCAATGTCACCTTCGCAGCCGGGCAGATCGGCTATAAACATCTTGTACAGCGATACCCTACCGAGGTGCCGCTGCATCGTTTTTTCGGCTACTTCTATGCGGGAGCGCTAGTGTTCGCGCTGCCTTCATTTTTACTGTTTGGCGACCCGGAGCGGCTCCCATCTTCAGCGTTACAATGGGGCGTCCTGGTTTGGCTCGGGCTTGCGGCTTCCGGCTTGGGGCTGTTTTTGTGGAACCGGGGCGCATGCCTGGTTGATGCGGGTACGCTTGCGGTCATGAATAACGCCCTGGTCCCGGCCGGCCTGCTGGTTAATCTGGTGATCTGGAACCGCGACGCAGACTTGTTGCGCCTTGTCCTGGGCGGATCCGTGATCGGCTGCTCGCTCTGGGTCAATGCGCGTTTTTCTCAACATGCCGTATGGGCGCGAAAACAGACAGCCCCGGGTAGCTAA
- a CDS encoding LuxR C-terminal-related transcriptional regulator: MHGHIIRNDLLEVLGQSHRYALTVIMAPAGSGKTSLLGQWRDHSDERSFVMLRISARDRDPMFFLKHFLESVRKAVHLVDVSTFDLFADQSQASHVIADTLLAALEGLEGRLCIVLDDFQHIDSPLIHDIMAMVLERLPDNLNIVISTRRAPDFSLSQLRLENRLLTIDGNDLRLERQQINQLSITLGGERIPEQQLERLYHLTEGWAAGVKLALISYARSGAAALDAFSGNQPEMVDYFCHVVLKGLCEPTRAFLIATAIFERFNSAVCDHVFQSTGSARFIELFLSQGTFVTEVEGRSGWCRYHGLLRDFLCNRIAVEMAPEATAKLHARAAGYFLQVGDLDMALSHAKQSGDDDYCMAVLEHACEDWAKWGKFDSILSALGHLKEDELLARITLAVPLLHALIFSRRFNEARYYLETVKASTHVSPMWKHSSLGVLELCLQLFEKETEFFSDLDATPLMASSCHKDIRAFSSVILAYYLLQQGDLASALRIARQAKVTLAQTGYIYLESYADLIMALCDRSMGRTREAVATLDASYLRLGSQASSPAWVNIATGMVVVHYEQNQLDKAKKLCQELLPHVDHACATEIVATVYISLARLLHLEGNHRQSSRLLDQLSRILLLGRYDRFQSQVALECMRQAVAPGLESVDLAAVDRVARAHGLPEMVEQDLWRNPSHYRESTERYGLTAAYWLMARGDFAKADQILAQIQAVLDNHGVHARSMVAACNRAQLRFLRGDHIEAVAMLQDSIKANGLRCFSRSLFDETPGLENLVQFAAANNALNTPALHRKFADLLAPELYPIPASPKQPYSVREITPKDVLTLKEREILHLLQQGLTNSAISEATGAALSTTKWHLKNIYQKPGVSNRTAAIVHARSHRL; this comes from the coding sequence ATGCATGGACACATAATAAGAAACGACCTTCTGGAAGTGCTCGGCCAGAGCCATCGCTATGCGCTTACGGTAATCATGGCGCCCGCAGGGTCCGGCAAAACCAGTCTGCTTGGACAGTGGCGCGACCACAGCGACGAACGCTCTTTTGTCATGCTGAGGATCAGCGCACGCGACCGTGATCCCATGTTTTTCCTGAAGCATTTCCTTGAGTCTGTGCGAAAAGCCGTCCACTTGGTGGATGTTTCAACATTCGACCTCTTTGCCGACCAGTCCCAAGCCAGCCACGTCATCGCGGACACCCTGTTGGCCGCGCTCGAAGGTCTGGAGGGCCGTCTTTGTATCGTTCTTGATGACTTCCAGCACATCGACTCGCCGCTGATACACGACATCATGGCCATGGTGCTCGAGCGTTTACCGGACAACCTCAATATCGTCATTTCTACACGACGCGCCCCTGATTTTTCTCTCAGTCAGCTCCGCCTGGAGAACCGTTTGCTAACGATCGATGGCAACGATTTGCGGCTCGAACGCCAACAGATCAATCAGCTCAGCATCACGCTGGGCGGTGAGCGCATTCCTGAGCAACAGCTGGAGCGCCTTTACCACCTGACCGAGGGCTGGGCGGCGGGGGTCAAGCTGGCCCTCATAAGTTACGCCCGCTCCGGCGCGGCAGCGCTGGACGCTTTCAGTGGCAACCAGCCCGAGATGGTCGATTACTTTTGCCACGTCGTTCTGAAAGGGCTATGCGAGCCGACCCGCGCTTTTCTCATCGCTACCGCAATTTTCGAGCGCTTCAACTCTGCGGTGTGCGACCACGTTTTCCAGAGTACCGGTTCAGCCCGGTTCATCGAGTTGTTCCTGAGCCAGGGCACCTTCGTTACGGAGGTAGAGGGACGGTCCGGCTGGTGTCGTTACCACGGCCTTCTCAGAGACTTCCTCTGCAATAGAATCGCCGTGGAAATGGCGCCCGAGGCGACTGCAAAGCTCCATGCCCGGGCCGCGGGTTATTTTCTTCAGGTGGGTGACCTCGACATGGCTCTTAGCCATGCCAAGCAGAGCGGCGACGACGACTATTGCATGGCGGTGCTGGAACACGCCTGTGAGGATTGGGCCAAGTGGGGGAAGTTCGACAGCATTCTGAGCGCGCTGGGCCACCTGAAAGAAGACGAGCTTCTGGCACGTATAACACTGGCCGTGCCGCTCCTGCATGCGTTGATCTTCTCGCGCCGCTTCAACGAAGCCCGTTACTACCTGGAGACGGTCAAGGCGAGTACCCATGTTTCGCCAATGTGGAAACACAGCAGCCTGGGGGTACTCGAGCTGTGCCTGCAGTTGTTCGAGAAAGAGACCGAGTTTTTCTCCGACCTCGACGCCACCCCGTTGATGGCCTCGAGTTGTCACAAGGATATCCGCGCTTTTTCATCGGTTATTCTGGCTTACTATCTACTTCAGCAAGGCGATCTTGCATCTGCCTTGCGGATCGCCCGCCAGGCCAAGGTGACTCTCGCCCAGACGGGCTATATCTATCTCGAAAGTTATGCCGACCTCATCATGGCGCTGTGCGACCGCTCCATGGGCCGGACGCGCGAGGCCGTCGCCACGCTCGACGCGTCATACCTGCGCCTTGGTAGCCAAGCGTCGTCTCCTGCCTGGGTCAATATCGCCACCGGCATGGTTGTGGTGCACTACGAACAAAACCAACTCGACAAGGCAAAAAAGCTTTGCCAGGAGCTGCTGCCCCATGTCGACCACGCCTGCGCGACTGAAATCGTTGCAACCGTCTATATCAGCCTGGCCCGGTTACTCCACCTGGAGGGGAACCATAGACAGTCGAGCCGGCTGTTGGATCAGCTGAGCCGTATTCTTTTGTTAGGCCGCTACGATCGCTTCCAGAGCCAGGTCGCCCTAGAGTGCATGCGCCAGGCGGTGGCACCTGGCCTCGAGTCCGTTGATCTTGCGGCGGTGGACCGCGTCGCCAGGGCTCATGGCCTGCCTGAGATGGTTGAGCAGGACCTTTGGCGAAATCCATCCCATTACCGGGAGTCTACTGAGCGCTATGGACTCACCGCGGCTTACTGGCTGATGGCGCGCGGAGATTTTGCAAAAGCGGACCAGATTCTGGCTCAGATCCAGGCTGTTCTCGACAATCACGGTGTCCATGCGCGGTCTATGGTAGCAGCCTGCAACAGGGCGCAACTTCGCTTCCTCCGCGGCGACCATATTGAAGCTGTGGCCATGCTGCAGGATTCAATAAAAGCGAACGGTCTCAGGTGTTTTTCCCGGTCCCTGTTTGACGAAACACCCGGGCTCGAGAACCTGGTTCAGTTTGCGGCCGCCAATAACGCGCTCAATACCCCCGCGCTCCACAGAAAATTCGCCGACCTCCTGGCGCCTGAGCTTTATCCCATCCCCGCCAGCCCCAAACAGCCTTATAGCGTTCGCGAGATCACGCCAAAAGATGTGCTTACACTCAAGGAACGCGAGATTCTTCACCTCCTGCAACAGGGCCTTACCAATTCTGCGATAAGCGAAGCCACCGGTGCTGCGCTCTCGACGACCAAGTGGCACCTGAAGAATATTTACCAGAAGCCGGGAGTTTCCAACCGTACAGCTGCGATTGTACATGCCCGCTCCCATCGGCTCTGA
- a CDS encoding OmpW/AlkL family protein codes for MKTLTKLALAATIAGLSLSASAYEKGDLIVRFGPAMVAPDSSSDPDLVEVDDGYSLGLSGTYMVHESVGLELLGALPFEHDIDGTGGLEGVDVGSTKHLPPTFLVTYYPKLSPHFQPFVGAGLNYTTFFQEDTDSELDAALGGNTKLSLDDSLGLAFEAGVDVPLTDRLALTATVWNIDIDTEAEVRVNGAKAAEIDVEIDPWVYMVGVSLAF; via the coding sequence ATGAAAACCCTGACCAAACTTGCCCTTGCCGCCACCATCGCAGGCCTTTCACTATCTGCCTCCGCGTACGAAAAAGGCGACCTGATCGTTCGTTTCGGCCCGGCGATGGTGGCGCCGGATTCGAGTTCCGACCCCGACCTGGTGGAAGTTGACGACGGCTACAGCCTGGGCCTTAGCGGAACCTACATGGTTCACGAAAGCGTTGGGCTGGAGCTGCTGGGCGCCCTGCCGTTCGAACATGACATCGACGGCACTGGTGGACTGGAAGGTGTCGACGTGGGCTCGACCAAACATCTCCCGCCGACATTTCTTGTGACCTACTACCCGAAACTGTCACCGCATTTCCAGCCGTTCGTGGGTGCGGGCCTTAATTACACCACATTTTTTCAGGAAGACACGGATTCCGAGCTGGATGCTGCATTGGGTGGAAACACCAAACTCTCCCTGGATGACTCCCTTGGCCTCGCTTTCGAAGCCGGGGTAGACGTCCCCCTGACTGACCGCCTGGCCCTGACTGCAACCGTTTGGAATATCGATATCGATACCGAAGCCGAAGTCCGGGTGAACGGTGCCAAGGCTGCAGAAATTGATGTGGAAATCGATCCCTGGGTCTACATGGTAGGTGTCAGCCTGGCTTTCTGA
- a CDS encoding antibiotic biosynthesis monooxygenase family protein gives MYIAMNRFRIAPGKEQEFIGIWRQRETYLDEVPGFKSFNLLQGPSHEDHTLFASHSVWASEEAFIDWTKSEAFRKAHANAKPARDIYLGPPAFEGFSSVL, from the coding sequence ATGTACATCGCCATGAATCGCTTCAGGATCGCCCCGGGCAAGGAACAGGAATTTATCGGGATCTGGCGCCAGAGAGAAACCTACCTGGACGAAGTCCCGGGCTTCAAAAGCTTCAACCTGCTGCAGGGCCCGAGCCACGAAGACCACACGCTCTTCGCTTCCCACAGTGTCTGGGCCTCGGAAGAAGCTTTCATCGACTGGACCAAATCAGAGGCATTCCGCAAAGCTCACGCCAACGCGAAACCCGCCCGGGATATCTACCTCGGTCCGCCGGCCTTCGAGGGCTTCAGTTCCGTTCTCTAG
- a CDS encoding cold-shock protein, translated as MANQVEGTVKWFNDEKGFGFIEQEGGKDVFVHHSAINGSGRKTLYEGQRVTMEVTQGQKGPQAENVTPV; from the coding sequence ATGGCTAATCAAGTGGAAGGCACCGTTAAGTGGTTCAACGATGAGAAGGGTTTCGGTTTCATCGAGCAGGAAGGTGGCAAGGACGTCTTTGTTCACCACAGTGCAATCAATGGTAGTGGCCGCAAGACCCTTTACGAAGGACAGCGTGTAACGATGGAAGTTACCCAGGGCCAGAAAGGTCCTCAGGCCGAGAACGTCACACCGGTCTAA
- a CDS encoding SIR2 family NAD-dependent protein deacylase, with protein MSEHIVVLSGAGISAESGLSTFRDNGGLWEKHSVYDVATPEAFARDPGLVLHFYNERRRQLGAVGPNPGHLALAELEGEYRVSIVTQNVDDLHERAGSSRVLHLHGNLTMARSSADETLLYDIGYAPINLGDFCVKGSQLRPHVVWFGESVPMMEAAAEVASADYLLVVGTSLQVCPAAGLVHLVRPGVPITVIDPGEPTGLKGAEVIREPASAGVPAWVKMLREKHG; from the coding sequence ATGAGCGAACACATCGTTGTCCTCTCAGGTGCGGGTATCAGCGCGGAAAGTGGGCTCTCTACGTTTCGCGATAATGGCGGCCTATGGGAGAAACACAGCGTTTACGACGTTGCCACGCCCGAAGCTTTTGCGAGAGACCCCGGGCTGGTCTTGCACTTTTATAACGAACGGCGACGACAGCTTGGCGCAGTGGGCCCCAACCCTGGCCATCTGGCATTGGCTGAGTTGGAAGGCGAATATCGGGTGAGTATCGTTACCCAGAACGTCGACGACCTGCATGAGCGCGCAGGCTCAAGCCGCGTGCTTCATCTGCACGGCAACTTGACGATGGCAAGATCTTCGGCCGACGAAACGCTTCTGTACGACATTGGGTATGCCCCGATAAACCTGGGTGACTTCTGCGTCAAGGGCAGCCAACTGCGTCCCCACGTGGTCTGGTTCGGCGAGTCTGTTCCAATGATGGAGGCGGCGGCCGAAGTCGCGAGCGCCGACTATCTGCTGGTGGTTGGCACTTCTTTGCAGGTCTGCCCAGCCGCCGGGTTGGTACATCTGGTTCGGCCTGGCGTACCTATAACCGTGATTGACCCGGGCGAGCCGACCGGGCTGAAAGGCGCCGAAGTGATACGAGAACCCGCCAGTGCCGGCGTACCAGCCTGGGTGAAAATGCTCCGCGAGAAACACGGGTGA